One Candidatus Kaelpia imicola genomic window, GGATGTGCTATGATATCGACCCAGCCTGATTCTATAGCAGAGAGAATACGTTCTGTCATCTTCTCTTTTGATTGCCTAAACCCTGCATGTACCGCAGCTATCACAATATCAAGCTTCTCTAAAATATCTCTATTCCAATCTAAACTTCCATCTGCTTTTATATCCATCTCTGTACCGGTTAATACCTTAAAATTTTTATATCTCTTCTCTATCTCTCTTATTTTCTGAATCTGTTCAAGCAATCTCTCTTCGCTTAGTCCATGAGCAACCCCTAAAGATTTAGAGTGATCGGTCACTGCTATATATTTATAGCCTTTTCTATAGCCAGTCTCTATAACTTCTTCCAGAGAGACCCTGCCGTCGCTAAAATCTGAATGAATATGTAAATCCCCTTTTATATCTTTTCTCTCTATCAACTCAGGCAGCCTACCCTCTAAGGCCCGCTCAATCTCTCCCCTATCTTCTCTCAGTTCAGGGGGAATAAAACTCATGCCCAATGTTTTATAAATATCCTCTTCATCTTTAGATGCAATTTTCTTATCATCTTTAACTTTAAAGACCCCGTACTCATTTATCTTAAGGCCTTTTCTTTGAGCAATCTGCCTTAGATGTATATTGTGACTCTTAGAACCGCTAAAATACTGCAGAGCTGCTCCAAAAGAGTCTTCACCAACCACTCTTAAATCCACCTGGGTATCACCTTCAGTCAATATGCTGGTTTTGGTCTCGCCCTTTAGGATAACTCTCTTTACAATATCCAGCTCACTAAATCTATCCATTATCTTAGCGGGTTTATTTGACCCAATAAGTATATCGATATCGCCTATAGTATCACGCATCCTTCTTAAACTACCGGCAATACTTACCCTCTTAACCTCTTTTAATTTCTTAAGCTCAGAGATTATACTTTCAGCTAAGGGCAGGGCCAAGCCTAAAAGCATTCTCTCGTTTCCTCTCCTAATAAACTCAATCCCTTTAATAATATTCTCTTCTGTCTTCCCTTTTATGCTTGGCAACTCTCTTAACTTACCCTCTTTAGCCGCTCTCTCTAACTGGGCAATTGAGGTAATATCCAGCTTTTGATAGAACAGCTTTACTTTCTTTGGGCCAAGGCCCGGGATCTTAAGCATAAGAAGAAGCTCTTTAGGTACCTCATCTAATAAATCACTAAGATAGCCAATCTCACCGTCTCTATAATACTCTTTTATCTTT contains:
- the polX gene encoding DNA polymerase/3'-5' exonuclease PolX → MKNREIADIFNKIADILEIKDANLFRIRAYRRAAASLESLPHDLDKLVEEDRLTEITGVGKDLSEKIKEYYRDGEIGYLSDLLDEVPKELLLMLKIPGLGPKKVKLFYQKLDITSIAQLERAAKEGKLRELPSIKGKTEENIIKGIEFIRRGNERMLLGLALPLAESIISELKKLKEVKRVSIAGSLRRMRDTIGDIDILIGSNKPAKIMDRFSELDIVKRVILKGETKTSILTEGDTQVDLRVVGEDSFGAALQYFSGSKSHNIHLRQIAQRKGLKINEYGVFKVKDDKKIASKDEEDIYKTLGMSFIPPELREDRGEIERALEGRLPELIERKDIKGDLHIHSDFSDGRVSLEEVIETGYRKGYKYIAVTDHSKSLGVAHGLSEERLLEQIQKIREIEKRYKNFKVLTGTEMDIKADGSLDWNRDILEKLDIVIAAVHAGFRQSKEKMTERILSAIESGWVDIIAHPSGRLLGEREPYEVDWDIIFKAAAKHKVALEINSHILRLDLTDINVFRAKEQGVLISINTDAHSKEHFDMIKYGVSVGKRGWLSKRDVINCLSYSKLKKFLEQRKKI